One window of the Micromonas commoda chromosome 11, complete sequence genome contains the following:
- a CDS encoding predicted protein, translating into MDQYKKIHAAHDDLRAKVPRRPAHLYKSPFEKVVDKYVGEGTAPTLVRVFMVLVFLYCASLVVRAMISMRSRGKNKQGPLD; encoded by the coding sequence ATGGATCAGTACAAGAAAATTCATGCGGCGCACGATGACCTGCGCGCCAAGgtgccgcgtcgccccgcgcatCTTTACAAGTCGCCGTTCGAAAAGGTTGTGGACAAGTACGTCGGGGAGgggaccgcgccgacgctggTGCGCGTGTTCATGGTGCTCGTGTTCCTGTATTGCGCATCGTTGGTTGTGCGCGCGATGATTAGCATGAGAAGCAGGGGTAAGAACAAGCAGGGGCCGCTCGACTGA
- a CDS encoding predicted protein yields MVLSLTCAVQNYDWGIKGGCEVSSLGELNTGAPSDPSKPYAELWMGTHPSGPSVVSATGEGLKETIAADPTAHLGAKTVERFGDDLPFLTKVLSVAKALSIQAHPDKTLAEQLHADRPNVYKDANHKPEMTLAVTEFEALCGFVAGDVLAANLISVPELRAVVGQAAADAFAASPGGKDELRAVFTALMTADGDVVAAQVDALAARLHAKPDKTPVDALACRLNEQYPKDVGVLCAYVLNYLALKPGQCIYLAANEPHAYLAGECIECMATSDNVVRAGLTPKLRDTAILCDMLTYRAGAPVVLDGERVDESTTRYVPPFDEFMLETVTVAPGATYELTKSQGPCVYLVHRGSCVVGGENARRGSVLFAAAGDETVVAAGEEGATLYRAMINSRVYA; encoded by the coding sequence ATGGTTCTCAGCTTGACTTGCGCGGTGCAGAACTACGACTGGGGCATCAAGGGCGGGTGCGAGGTGtcctcgctcggcgagctcaacaccggcgcgccgtccgatCCCTCCAAGCCGTACGCGGAGCTGTGGATGGGCACCCACCCCTCGGGCCCCTCCGTCGTGTCCGCCACCGGGGAAGGGCTCAAGGagaccatcgcggcggatccgaccgcgcacctcggcgcgaagaCCGTCGAGCGCTTCGGCGATGACCTCCCCTTCCTCACCAAGGTCCTCtccgtcgccaaggcgctctCCATCCAGGCGCACCCCGACAAGACCTTGGCCGAGCAGCTCCACGCCGATCGACCCAACGTGTACAAGGACGCCAACCACAAACCCGAGATGACCCTCGCGGTGACCGAGTTCGAAGCCCTGTGCGGTttcgtcgccggggacgtcctcgccgcgaacctcaTCTCCGTCCCCGAGCTGAGGGCTGTCGTCGggcaggcggcggctgacgcgttcgccgcgtcgcccggcggcAAGGACGAGCTCCGGGCGGTGTTCACCGCGCTGATGaccgccgacggtgacgtcgtcgccgcgcaggtggaTGCCCTGGCCGCTAGGCTCCACGCCAAGCCCGATAAGACcccggtggacgcgctcgcctgCCGTCTCAACGAGCAGTACCCCAAAGACGTCGGCGTGCTCTGCGCGTACGTGCTCAACTACCTCGCGCTCAAACCCGGGCAGTGCATctacctcgccgcgaacgagcccCACGCGTACCTCGCGGGCGAATGCATCGAGTGCATGGCCACGAGCGACaacgtcgtgcgcgcgggccTCACGCCAAAGCTGAGGGACACCGCCATCCTGTGCGACATGCTGACGTACCGAGCGGGTGCGCCCGTCGTGTTGGACGGCGAGCGGGTGGACGAGTCAACGACGCGGTACGTTCCCCCGTTCGACGAGTTCATGCTCGAGACGGTGACCGTCGCCCCTGGTGCCACGTACGAGTTGACCAAAAGCCAAGGGCCGTGCGTGTACCTCGTGCACCGCGGGTCTTGCGTCGTGGGGGGCGAaaacgcgcgacggggatcggtgctcttcgcggcggcgggggatgagaccgtcgtcgccgcgggcgaggagggcgcgacgctgtACCGCGCGATGATCAACTCCAGGGTGTACGCGTGA
- the BAM2 gene encoding glycoside hydrolase family 14 protein (candidate b-amylase) gives MGSPRSSGGVPVYVMLPLDTVSRDGQLQRPDELAERMSRLKRAGVEGVMVDVWWGIVERDGPLLYDWAAYLDLAGLANRIGLRLHAVLSFHSCGANRDDDYHVPLPRWVTDAVARDPDGLLFADRAGTKSDEYLSLWADEAPMMIMDGTAEAARMEHAPPRTPLECYRDFMVSFKGAFAEILGSVVTEVLVGCGPCGELRYPAYAASRGWEFPGVGEFQCYDRRALESLRAAAVNAGRPEWGAAGPHDAGTYNSHPDDTGFFSNGKGRIRSPNGRWDSDYGRFFLGWYSQELVAHGDRVMGAAADVFNGTGARLALKCAGIHWWYRTRSHAAELTTGGGNGVPGYDGIMAMCRRRGVGVTFTCAEMSDGEHPPEMRCGPEGLLRQVVAAADRHGVEISAENALYRCDSGAYKQMVRNSMGLSGDGGGGMHSFTFLRLCDSLMEPDNFAQFETFVRDMSGDSAGGR, from the exons ATGGGTTCGCCACGGAGCTCCGGGGGCGTGCCGGTTTACGTGATGCTCCCGCTCGATACGGTCTCGAGGGACGGGCAGCTCCAGCGGCCggatgagctcgccgagcgcatgTCTCGCCTgaagcgcgcgggggtcgaaGGGGTGATGGTGGACGTCTGGTGGGGCATCGTCGAGAGGGACGGCCCGCTACTCTACGACTGGGCCGCGtacctcgacctcgccgggtTGGCGAATCGGATCGGCCTCAGGCTGCACGCGGTGCTCTCCTTTCACTCATGCGGCGCGAACAGGGACGACGACTACCACGTCCCGCTGCCCCGATGGgtcaccgacgcggtggcgcgcgaccccgacggcctcctcttcgccgatcgcgcgggaACCAAGAGCGACGAGTACCTCTCGCTGTGGGCGGATGAAGCGCCGATGATGATCATGGACGGCACCGCGGAAGCCGCACGGATGGAAcacgcgcctccgcggaccCCGCTGGAGTGCTACCGCGACTTCATGGTCTCGTTCAAGGGGGCGTTCGCCGAGATCTTGGGCTCGGTCGTCACCGAGGTGCTCGTGGGATGCGGTCCTTGCGGCGAGCTTCGGTACCCGGCGTACGCGGCTTCGCGCGGATGGGAGTTTCCCGGCGTGGGCGAGTTCCAGTGCTACGACAGGCGCGCGCTGGAGtcccttcgcgcggcggcggtcaacgCGGGTAGGCCGGAgtggggcgccgcgggtccccaCGACGCGGGGACGTACAACTCGCACCCGGACGACACCGGCTTCTTCTCCAACGGCAAAGGAAGGATCCGTTC GCCGAACGGGCGGTGGGACAGCGACTACGGGCGGTTCTTCCTCGGGTGGTACTCGCAGGAGCTGGTGGCTCACGGGGATCGGGtgatgggcgcggcggccgacgtTTTCAACggcacgggcgcgaggctggcgctCAAGTGCGCCGGCATCCACTGGTGGTACCGCACCCggtcgcacgccgccgagctcaccACGGG GGGCGGCAACGGCGTGCCCGGCTACGACGGCATCATGGCCATgtgccggcgtcgcggcgtcggcgtcacgTTTACGTGCGCGGAGATGAGCGACGGCGAACACCCGCCGGAGATGCGATGCGGGCCCGAGGGTTTGCTGCGGCAGGTcgtagccgccgcggacaggcACGGGGTTGAGATTTCGGCGGAGAACGCCCTGTACCGCTGCGACAGCGGGGCTTACAAGCAGATGGTTCGGAATAGCATGGGTCtgtccggcgacggcggcggcgggatgcaCTCGTTCACGTTTCTTCGACTGTGCGACTCGCTGATGGAGCCGGATAATTTTGCACAGTTCGAGACGTTCGTGAGGGACATGAGCGGAGATAGCGCCGGGGGAAGGTGA
- a CDS encoding predicted protein: MARRGGREVAKLAISQFRSQTRIGRRKALLGETEKILRSGHVEVPKWFEALKAVPPTAQMSAMRPERIVYAEDKLIRAYYNRNPRERFQPIDLASHEPHYVRNFARRQLKVMNRNRVPEDVALKIVEEMAAEEDRVASEREAQGLPSTRHLTPKHTLQTNILETIQQEEEIAWQLAKKFKMTRLADKREAEMAAKMERKRELEEKQALEAEKQAEETQVKQEDAPAEPERKGKSNET; the protein is encoded by the coding sequence ATGGccaggcgcggcggccgggagGTGGCCAAGCTCGCCATCAGCCAGTTTCGCAGCCAGACCCGCATCGGGCGCAGGAAAGCGCTGTTGGGGGAGACGGAGAAGATCCTGCGATCGGGTCACGTGGAGGTGCCCAAGTGgttcgaggcgctcaaggccgTGCCCCCCACCGCGCAGATGAGCGCCATGAGGCCGGAGCGTATCGTGTACGCGGAGGATAAGCTCATCCGCGCGTACTACAACCGCAACCCGAGAGAACGGTTCCAGCCCATCGACCTGGCCAGCCACGAGCCCCACTACGTGCGGAACTTCGCGCGGAGGCAGCTCAAGGTGATGAATCGCAACAGGGTCCCCGAGGACGTGGCGCTGAAGATCGTCGAGGAGatggccgcggaggaggacagGGTGGCGAGTGAAAGGGAGGCGCAGGGGCTGCCGTCGACACGCCATCTCACCCCCAAGCACACGCTGCAGACAAACATACTCGAGACGATccagcaggaggaggagatcgcgtGGCAGCTGGCCAAGAAGTTCAAGATGACGCGACTGGCGGATAagagggaggcggagatggcggccAAGATGGAGAGGAAACGGGAGTTGGAGGAGaagcaggcgctcgaggcggagaagcaggcggaggagacgcaGGTGAAACAAGaggacgcccccgcggaacCGGAGAGGAAAGGAAAGTCGAACGAGACTTGA
- a CDS encoding predicted protein, with protein SLMGTLKMGQDISRFELPATFLTPFSAIQATEDILTIISGTERDIDAWRSMSDTGVGTVQSSFPLPSMKKPINSVLGETHRVRVGEIELLAEQVSHHPPITCWELEHDGAGVRMTGNLAPKPVFHGTSVQIALRGTLMIEFEATGEVYSASVPDLHIRFFGLGGSYNETVGKVRFERVDPGTTGDDRKLWADLHFKPRGSAGWKSKANRMEGCVYEGSSPSIVMTLKGHWNDTLYADGDPSKPFWHAARRRRQMPIAQTVPLDLETESHIVWGDLIRAIVNKDWKKANAAKKRLEVAQRRLMKEIKEGRKEWHPRLF; from the exons TCGCTCATGGGGACGCTCAAGATGGGGCAGGACATATCCAGGTTTGAGCTGCCGGCCACGTTCCTGacgcccttctccgcgatCCAGGCCACCGAGGACATCCTCACGATCATCAGTGGGACCGAGCGGGACATCGACGCGTGGAGGTCCATGAGCGACACGGGTGTCGGCACCGTGCAGAG CTCGTTCCCCCTGCCCAGCATGAAGAAACCCATCAAcagcgtcctcggcgagacGCACAGGGTACGGGTCGGGGAGATCGaactcctcgccgagcaggtGAGTCACCACCCGCCGATCACGTGCTGGGAGCTCGagcacgacggcgccggcgtgcgAATGACCGGCAACCTCGCGCCCAAACCAGTGTTCCACGGCACGTCCGTCCAGATCGCGCTCAGGGGCACGCTCATGATAGAGTTCGAGGCCACCGGGGAGGTGTACTCCGCGTCCGTGCCGGACCTGCACATACGCTTCTTCGGCCTGGGTGGATCGTACAACGAAACCGTGGGTAAGGTTCGgttcgaacgcgtcgacccgggtaccaccggcgacgatcgcAAGCTGTGGGCGGACCTGCACTTCAAACCCCGGGGCAGCGCCGGGTGGAAGAGCAAGGCGAACAGGATGGAGGGGTGCGTGTACGAAGgaagctcgccgtc GATCGTGATGACCCTGAAGGGGCACTGGAACGACACCCTGTACGCGGACGGTGATCCCAGCAAACCGTTCtggcacgcggcgcggcgaaggcggcaGATGCCAATCGCGCAGACGGTGCCGCTGGACCTCGAGACGGAGTCGCACATCGTGTGGGGGGACCTGATCCGCGCCATCGTGAACAAGGACTGGAAGAAGGCCAACGCGGCTAAGAAGAGGCTGGAGGTGGCGCAGAGACGGTTGATGAAGGAGATCAAGGAGGGACGGAAGGAGTGGCACCCGAGGCTGTTC
- a CDS encoding predicted protein, translating into MEESKGTFKHSEKYKAMQAKYGAGGARDRERTSRRESPSATPQAGRSSRAAGTATAHAPGEKSRLLEKRDRRGSRGAKGGSRGGFNFCKFLIYAVIFAALLAGGWLLYVKVQESGTPQWKAPDVHAPDWKWPNWKAPDWKAPDWKAPNIHMPSWSWPSLPSWGGKTPGPSPAPEPSPAPAPSPHKPEHHKPEHHAKEHHAKEHHEEEHHKPEHHKKEHHHEMTKEEKEEFWFDSHSEEWKANYLAAHNATGDNSTAVLDNSTAVNGTGVNGTVVVNGTVVVNGTAVNGTDVDETETNATVPPPPATSPPPSKSPPPSKSPAEPDAPPPPAEPDAPPKPAATPPPESATPPPPGAPPPASHSASRASSKASSANADLAHKDHHTHHHHHDDDDDEEEVRVTKTKDGKMKVTVDGFEEKEDEPEVKLETTSHHTSHHHSSHTRDASTEKSTNKDVEEILVDASVVEEGLKSELPVVEESHHSSSSSLHSSHHHHHTGEDGEKVVEVEPVHHHHDIASLGEAEESSLGLNFIGLSKPDADYADTFEAAAMALREGTAPKTQYDVKMQSIASAIVALEDELKVSSYQPLLRAFSAGSGSAGGLEVSRLGKSQSKTPLLDEWVETARRKPDRDAELRKLHAAFGTGPKARRAMRIMVHDIHRAR; encoded by the exons ATGGAGGAATCCAAGGGGACTTTTAAGCACTCGGAAAAGTACAAGGCCATGCAGGCCAAgtacggcgccggcggggcgcgggacaGGGAGCGCACGTCCCGGCGCGAGtccccgtccgcgacgcctcAGGCTGGTCGGTCATCGAGAGCTGCCGGAACCGCGACGGCACACGCGCCAGGGGAGAAGAGCAGGCTCCTGGAGAAGAGAGACAGGCGGGGGAGCAGGGGTGCCAAGGGAGGTTCCAGGGGGGGGTTCAACTTCTGCAAG TTTTTGATTTACGCCGTGATATTCGCTgcgctgctcgcgggtgGTTGGCTACTGTACGTGAAGGTTCAGGAGAGCGGGACGCCGCAGTGGAAGGCTCCCGACGTGCATGCGCCCGACTGGAAGTGGCCAAACTGGAAGGCCCCCGACTGGAAGGCCCCCGACTGGAAGGCTCCCAACATCCACATGCCGAGCTGGAGCTGGCCCAGCTTGCCGAGCTGGGGCGGAAAGACACCCGGACCGTCCCCAGCTCCCGagccgtccccggcgccggcaccCAGCCCGCACAAGCCCGAGCACCACAAGCCCGAGCACCACGCGAAGGAGCACCACGCGAAGGAGCACCACGAGGAGGAGCACCACAAACCCGAGCACCACAAGAAGGAGCATCATCACGAGATgacgaaggaggagaaggaggagttTTGGTTCGACTCTCATTCCGAGGAGTGGAAGGCGAActacctcgcggcgcacaaCGCAACCGGCGACAACTCCACCGCCGTGTTGGACAACTCCACGGCGGTGAACGGGACGGGTGTCAAcggcaccgtcgtcgtcaacggcaccgtcgtcgtcaacggcACTGCAGTTAACGGCACCGACGTCGATGAAACCGAGACGAACGCCACGGttccgccgccccccgcgacgtcTCCCCCGCCGAGCAAGTCTCCCCCGCCGAGCAAGTCTCCggccgagcccgacgcgccgccaccgccggccGAGCCCGACGCTCCACCAAAACCGGCGGCTACCCCGCCTCCGGAGTCCGCGACCCCGCCTCcaccgggcgcgccgcctcccgcttctcactccgcgtcgcgcgcttcctccaaggcgtcgtccgcgaatGCGGACTTGGCGCACAAGGACCACCACACGCACCACCACcatcacgacgacgacgacgacgaagaggaggTGAGGGTGACTAAGACGAAGGACGGGAAGATGAAGGTGACGGTTGACGGTTttgaggagaaggaggatgAACCGGAGGTGAAGCTGGAGACGACCAGCCACCACACGAGCCATCACCACTCTTCCCACACCAGGGATGCTTCGACCGAGAAGTCGACAAAcaaggacgtcgaggagattttggtggacgcgtcggtggtgGAGGAGGGGTTGAAGTCCGAATTGCCGGTGGTAGAGGAGTCTCATCACTCCTCTTCCTCGAGCCTCCATAGTagccaccaccaccaccacacTGGCGAGGATGGGGAGAAGGTTGTCGAGGTTGAGCCGGTTCATCACCATCACGACATTGCCAGCCTgggggaggcggaggagtcCTCCCTCGGACTCAACTTCATCGGTCTCTCCAAGCCAGATGCGGATTACGCCGACACtttcgaggcggcggcgatggccctGCGCGAAGGCACCGCCCCGAAGACCCAGTACGACGTCAAGATGCAGAGCATCGCGTCGGcaatcgtcgcgctcgaggatgaGCTTAAGGTGTCGAGCTACCAGCCCCTCCTAAGGGCGTTTAGCGCCGGGTCTGGCTCGGCCGGCGGGCTGGAGGTTAGCCGGCTGGGGAAGTCTCAGTCGAAGACACCGCTGCTCGACGAGTgggtggagacggcgcggcggaaaccggaccgcgacgcggagctccgGAAGCTTCACGCCGCGTTCGGGACCGGACCCaaggcgcgacgggcgatgAGGATCATGGTTCATGACATTCACCGAGCGCGGTGA
- a CDS encoding predicted protein, whose amino-acid sequence MKNIERLLSGDGTRKPGVDPSYNLLGMTLPELKTFAEEAGLPKFRGKQLRDHLYGVKPAKNIDDLVTLPKAARRQLLDAGVSVGRSVVHHVAGSPDGTTKLLLRLHDDRVVETVGIPAHEAGHRRLTACVSSQVGCPMRCTFCATGKGGFARNLATHEIVDQVVSLEEHFGERVTHIVFMGMGEPLLNVPNVLRAHEALNKEVGIGSRHITISTVGVRGAIERLARAKLQSTLAISLHAPNQELRERLIPSAKAYPMQELLNDAQQYFIATGRRVTFEYTLLAGVNDSIQQAEELGRLLYKNKLASHVNIIPYNPVDDAPDFKRPGRASILNFRNTLEQMNVPASIRQSRGLEAAAACGQLRNAYQKNALQAEEA is encoded by the coding sequence ATGAAGAACATCGAGCGCCTGCTCAGCGGGGACGGAACTCGAAagcccggcgtcgacccgtCCTACAACCTCCTCGGCATGACCCTCCCGGAGCTCAAGAcgttcgccgaggaggccgggCTGCCCAAATTTCGCGGCAAGCAGCTGAGGGACCACCTGTACGGCGTCAAACCCGCCAAAAAcatcgacgacctcgtcacCCTCCCAAAGGCGGCCAGGCGTCAGCTCTTAGATGCGGGCGTCTCCGTCGGGAGGTCCGTCGTTCaccacgtcgccggctcCCCCGACGGAACCACCAAGCTCCTCCTGAGGCTCCACGACGACAGGGTGGTGGAGACGGTCGGGATCCCCGCGCACGAGGCTGGGCACAGGAGGCTCACCGCGTGCGTCTCCTCGCAGGTTGGGTGCCCGATGCGGTGCACGTTTTGCGCCACCGGGAagggcgggttcgcgcgcaACCTCGCGACGCACGAGATCGTGGACCAGGTGGTGAGCCTGGAGGAGCActtcggcgagcgcgtgacGCACATCGTGTTCATGGGCATGGGCGAGCCCTTGCTCAACGTGCCGAACGTGCTGAGGGCGCACGAGGCGCTCAACAAGGAGGTTGGCATCGGGTCCAGGCACATAACCATATCCACCGTCGGCGTCAGGGGCGCGATCGagaggctggcgagggcCAAACTCCAGTCCACGCTCGCCATCTCCCTGCACGCCCCCAACCAGGAGCTCAGGGAGCGACTCATTCCCAGCGCCAAGGCGTACCCCATGCAGGAGCTCCTCAACGACGCGCAGCAGTACTTCATCGCAACCGGGCGAAGGGTCACGTTCGAGTACACCCTGCTCGCGGGCGTGAACGACTCGATCCAacaggcggaggagctcggtcGCCTGCTGTACAAGAAtaagctcgcgtcgcacgtgAACATCATCCCCTACAACCCagtggacgacgccccggacTTTAAGAGGCCCGGCCGCGCGAGCATCTTGAACTTTAGGAACACCCTGGAGCAGATGAACGTGCCGGCGAGCATTCGACAGAGCAGGGGtttggaggcggcggcggcgtgcggaCAGCTTCGCAACGCGTACCAGAAGAACGCGCTCCAGGCCGAGGAGGCTTGA
- a CDS encoding predicted protein, giving the protein LCDAAARFEADVLVVGSKGTTGLRRAVYPSVSTHCVENASCPVLVYRERVDPADASPRSP; this is encoded by the coding sequence ctgtgcgacgcggcggcgaggttcgaggCGGACGTGCTCGTCGTGGGGAGCAAGGGGACGACGGGTTTGAGACGCGCGGTGTATCCCAGCGTGAGTACGCACTGCGTGGAGAACGCGTCGTGTCCGGTGCTGGTgtaccgcgagcgcgtggatccggcggacgcgagcccgCGATCACCG
- the RPL3 gene encoding ribosomal protein L3, chloroplast precursor (TargetP predicts 44 cTP), which yields MAAIASFQLAAVAPACAKRSVGAKGLKASASSGFMGTSLATPVRAGVARAAGASALKVEARLDAGVGVFGNKAGMTQIFTDEGLCIPVSVIAVQKGNVVTQVKTVDTDGYNAVQVAYDEVADYKITKPEVGHCAKAGVAPMRHLEEFRLAQAPAHELGQQLKPSEMFTAGDLVDVRGASIGKGWQGAVKKYGFSRGLMTHGSKSHRQHGSVGAGTTPGRIYPGKKMHSQMGNETVTARKLKVVKVEDDCIIVKGSVPGKRGNLLRIAPAKIVGKNV from the exons ATGGCCGCTATCGCCTCCTTCCAATTGGCTGCTgtcgcgccggcgtgcgCGAAGCGCAGCGTGGGTGCCAAGGGCCTCAAGGCTTCCGCTTCCTCCGGCTTCATGGGCACCTCTCTCGCCacccccgtccgcgccggagttgcgcgcgcggctggcgcgtcTGCCCTTAAGGTCGAggctcgcctcgacgcgggtgTGGGGGTTTTCGGCAACAAGGCCGGCATGACGCAGATTTTCACGGACGAAGGCCTGTGCATCCCCGTgtccgtcatcgccgtccAGAAGGGCAACGTCGTGACTCAG GTGAAGACCGTCGACACCGACGGCTACAACGCGGTTCAGGTTGCCTACGACGAGGTTGCTGACTACAAGATCACCAAGCCCGAGGTTGGCCACTGCGCCAAGGCTGGCGTCGCGCCCATGCGCCACCTCGAGGAGTTCCGCCTGGCGCAGGCGcccgcgcacgagctcgggCAGCAGCTCAAGCCCAGCGAGATGTTCACCGCGGGTGACCTGgtggacgtgcgcggcgcctccATCGGTAAGGGCTGGCAGGGTGCGGTGAAGAAGTACGGCTTCTCTCGCGGTCTCATGACGCACGGTTCCAAGAGCCACCGTCAGCACGGttccgtcggcgccggcaccACCCCCGGCCGCATCTACCCTGGAAAGAAGATGCACTCGCAGATGGGCAACGAGACGGTGACCGCCCGCAAGCTCAAGGTGGTGAAGGTCGAGGACGACTGCATCATCGTGAAGGGTTCCGTGCCGGGTAAGAGGGGTAACCTGCTGCGCATCGCTCCGGCGAAGATCGTGGGCAAGAACGTCTAG
- a CDS encoding predicted protein → MGTVVNIGMFSGHASFSSIVQRPKGVRRGGRAVARRAARASIAGDPRTSIRGASSAPVKSAPAARVDDEDAWLGILRDAVAREGGTLRCSPNARPDHTRGVRAFAQYWRRGDASSHDEDDALCSTNQPFIAEKTKTKTAAAKDGKGPWSNALEFIRGSVDIEDDVDPAGGHPVLEALLARKRSGSVPGERTDGMRIGLAVEGGGMKGVISAGACGEILRAGFADCFDAVYGSSAGAMNLTYYLANQPEGIRAYEEDLVDGGFLDLRRLPALKGPRRNKGRKGKKNEGLGADEDDGAEEKVQPAMDVSYLVDGVMDGTTNRALRWDLLMNSRVPLKVVATSLDTLTPVVLEGPWRGVEDLKQCLKASAAVPTLAGPEPVTWRGQRLVDAAVMEPVPVHAAIADGCTHVLVLCTRSLPPLGEKRTESVSSEVSSVPPSSITADSLVPAAAGNGPSRPNGGMFFSRVGMFFDRRRRRGPAPSAAGGEGNVAVGDGTENTTERRKRKNFIVRALGGMLYHVVRGALLTPPHMKDAWATYDLHRRLHDESEGGEMKSLDDALILARDNPDAALQARTFPGGAHVFPIAPPVAPKGVSSLCQESEILAAASEAGRQAAEAVFAPLLNRNIASWS, encoded by the coding sequence ATGGGGACGGTCGTGAATATCGGCATGTTCTCCGGGCACGCGAGCTTCTCCTCGATCGTCCAGCGACCTAAGGGTGTTCGACGGGGGGGAAGGgccgtcgcgaggcgcgcggctcgcgcgtcgatcgcgggcgACCCCCGGACGTCGATCCGCGGTGCCAGCTCAGCTCCGGTGAAGTCAGCTCCCGCGGcccgcgtggacgacgaggacgcgtggCTGGGAATCCTccgggacgccgtcgcgcgagaGGGAGGAACGCTCAGGTGCTCACCGAATGCACGCCCGGATCACACAAGGGGCGTCAGAGCGTTCGCCCAGTActggcgccgcggggacgcgagcagccacgacgaggacgacgcgttgTGCTCGACGAACCAACCATTTATAGCCGAGAAGACAAAGACAAAAACGGCCGCCGCAAAAGACGGGAAGGGCCCGTGGTCCAACGCGCTGGAGTTCATCCGCGGAAGCGTCGACATCGAGGACGATGTCGACCCCGCGGGCGGTCACCCCGTGTTGGAGGCGCTGTTGGCGCGCAAGAGGAGCGGATCCGTGCCGGGCGAGAGAACCGACGGGATGCGCATcgggctcgccgtcgagggcggcggcatgaAGGGCGtcatctccgccggcgcgtgcggcgagaTTTTGCGTGCGGGGTTCGCGGACTGCTTCGACGCCGTGTACGGGagcagcgcgggggcgatgaACCTGACGTACTACCTCGCCAACCAACCGGAGGGTATCCGCGCGTACGAGGAGGACCTCGTggacggcggcttcctcgacCTGAGACGGCTGCCCGCGCTCAAGGGACCGCGTCGTAATAAGGGACGGAAAGGGAAGAAGAACGAGGGTTTGGGcgcggacgaagacgacggtgCAGAGGAGAAGGTGCagcccgcgatggacgtgTCGTACCTGGTCGACGGCGTGATGGACGGGACCACGAACAGGGCGCTGCGGTGGGATCTGCTCATGAACTCGCGCGTGCCTCTCAAGGTTGTCGCCACCTCGCTCGATACCCTCACGCCGGTGGTGCTGGAAGGACCGTggcgcggcgtggaggacCTCAAGCAGTGCCTaaaggcgtccgcggcggtgcccacgCTGGCGGGACCAGAGCCGGTGACGTGGCGCGGGCAGCGactggtggacgcggcggtgatggaaCCCGTACCGGTtcacgccgcgatcgccgacggtTGCACGCACGTCTTGGTGTTGTGCACGCGTTCGTTGCCGCCGTTGGGGGAGAAGAGGACGGAATCGGTATCATCCGAGGTATCATCCGTGCCGCCCTCGTCCATCACCGCGGACTCGCTCGTGCCCGCGGCTGCCGGGAACGGACCTTCCAGACCAAACGGGGGCATGTTCTTCTCGCGCGTCGGAATGTTcttcgatcgccgccgccgccgcggacccgcgccgtccgcagccggcggcgaggggaacgtcgccgtgggGGACGGCACAGAGAACACGACGGAGAGGAGGAAACGGAAAAACTtcatcgtccgcgcgctgggTGGCATGCTGTACCACGTCGTGAGGGGCGCGCTTTTGACTCCCCCGCACATGAAGGACGCGTGGGCCACCTACGACTTGCACCGTAGGTTACACGACGAgtccgagggcggcgagatGAAGTCGCTCGACGATGCCTTaatcctcgcgcgcgacaaTCCAGACGCGGCCTTGCAGGCGAGAACGTTCCCGGGCGGCGCCCATGTCTTTCCGAttgcgccgccggtggccCCGAAGGGCGTGTCGTCACTCTGTCAGGAGAGCGAGATCCTCGCagcggcgagcgaggcgggCAGACAGGCTGCGGAGGCGGTGTTTGCGCCGCTGCTCAACAGGAACATCGCGTCCTGGAGCTGA